One Thalassotalea sediminis DNA segment encodes these proteins:
- a CDS encoding DoxX family protein yields the protein MKALMNKIIESKAGYSTLALRIPIGIIFIAHGAQKLFGWFGGYGLEGTGGWMESIGLTPGYLMALLAGSGEFFGGLFILLGLLTRPAAVVLSITMVVAIFSVHFTNGLFMSNNGYEFGLALLAASVSLAVSGAGKLSVDNLLSRKLA from the coding sequence ATGAAAGCACTAATGAATAAAATTATTGAAAGTAAAGCTGGTTATTCAACCTTGGCGTTGCGTATTCCTATCGGCATCATTTTTATCGCGCATGGTGCACAAAAATTGTTTGGCTGGTTTGGCGGTTATGGATTAGAAGGTACCGGCGGCTGGATGGAATCTATCGGTTTAACGCCTGGCTATTTAATGGCGTTATTAGCTGGCAGTGGAGAGTTTTTTGGTGGTTTATTTATATTATTAGGCTTGTTAACTCGCCCTGCGGCCGTTGTTTTATCAATAACCATGGTTGTTGCGATCTTCTCTGTGCATTTTACTAACGGATTATTTATGTCTAACAATGGTTATGAGTTTGGTTTAGCGTTGCTAGCAGCAAGTGTGTCGTTGGCTGTTTCGGGTGCAGGTAAATTATCTGTCGATAACCTATTAAGTAGAAAATTGGCTTAA